The genomic window GATCTGCACCTGTTTTTCAAAATTCTCATTTGAATCCTAAGTACACTTTTGAATCATTTATTATTGGTGGAGCTAACAAAATGGCCCACGCTGCAGCTGTTGCCGCTGCAGGTGAGCCGGGTCAGATCTACAATCCACTGTTTATTTATGGTGGCGTTGGTTTAGGAAAAACTCACTTGATGCAAGCCATCGGACATGAAATGTTGAAAAACAATCCAAATGCTCGTGTTAAATATGTTACTAGTGAAACTTTCGCTAATGACTTCATTAATTCCATCCAAACTCGGACTCAAGAAGAGTTTAGAAAAGAATATCGCAGCGTAGATCTTCTACTTATTGATGATATTCAATTCTTCGCTGAAAAAGAGGGGACTCAGGAAGAATTTTTCCACACCTTCAATAAGCTGCACGAAAATAATAAACAGATCGTTTTGACTTCTGATCGTTTACCAAATGAAATACCTAAGCTTCAAGAACGACTAGTTTCTCGTTTCAAATGGGGCTTATCCGTTGATATCACTGCACCCGATCTCGAAACCAGAATTGCCATCTTGCGCAACAAGGCAAAAGCTGAAAACTTAGAGATCCCGGATGACACACTTTCCTATATTGCTGAACAGATCAACACCAACGTTCGTGAATTGGAAGGCGCATTATTGAGAGTTCAGGCCTACTCAACAATGAAAAATGCTGATATCAATAAGTCGATCGCCGCTGATGCTTTGAAAGCCTTGAAGCTATCGCGTGCCAAAAACGGATTGACCGTAGCAAACATTCAAAACAAAGTAGCTAAGTATTACCATGTTTCAATTGCTGATCTTAAAGGTAAAAAACGTGTTAAAACCATCGTTTTGCCGCGTCAGATTGCAATGTATTTATCCAGAGAATTAACTGACCGTTCACTTCCTCAAATCGGAATGGAATTTGGCGGCAAGGACCATACAACAGTCATGCACTCGTGTGATAAAATAACCGAGTTAGCTTTAAAAAATGATGATATTAAACAAGCCATCGGCGAATTACGCGATGAGTTGAAAAATTAACATGTGCAAAACTTTTTAAAAAAGCAGAAGTTATCCACAGCTGTTAATAACATGATTTTTTCAACAGCTTCATGACGTTAAGTTAGTTTTCCACAGAATCAACAGGTCCTACTACTGCTTCTATCTATATATTAATTAATTAAAAGGGGAAGTTAGATAATGAAATTCTCAATCGATCGTACTAAATTCATTAATCAGACTAATAATGTTCAACGTGCTATCTCTAGTAAAACAACTATTCCTATACTTACCGGAATGAAACTAGACCTAGCTGATAATGGATTAACTATTACTGGTAGTAATTCAGATATTTCAATCACTGCATTCATCTCTAAAGAAGACGCAGACAATGATCTGAATATTGAAAGTACTGGTTCAATTGTTTTACCAGCCAAATTTTTTAATGAAATCATTAAGAAGTTACCTGGGGATAACTTTAATTTAGAAGTTTTAGACAATAATCAGACCTTGATCAAATCAGGCGTTTCTGAATTTACTATTAATGGGTTAGATGCAAATAACTATCCACACCTTCCTGAAGTTGAAACTGAGAAC from Companilactobacillus sp. includes these protein-coding regions:
- the dnaA gene encoding chromosomal replication initiator protein DnaA; the protein is MQEPNNSSTKELNDFWDYFTSKIKKEITPTSYSTWVESAKPLYMDGNDIHISVESKLHQEYWQRNYVKNIVADSYAFNGVELNPIIENEDDRKEQPNLTVASTQNNDSNEDLNGSAPVFQNSHLNPKYTFESFIIGGANKMAHAAAVAAAGEPGQIYNPLFIYGGVGLGKTHLMQAIGHEMLKNNPNARVKYVTSETFANDFINSIQTRTQEEFRKEYRSVDLLLIDDIQFFAEKEGTQEEFFHTFNKLHENNKQIVLTSDRLPNEIPKLQERLVSRFKWGLSVDITAPDLETRIAILRNKAKAENLEIPDDTLSYIAEQINTNVRELEGALLRVQAYSTMKNADINKSIAADALKALKLSRAKNGLTVANIQNKVAKYYHVSIADLKGKKRVKTIVLPRQIAMYLSRELTDRSLPQIGMEFGGKDHTTVMHSCDKITELALKNDDIKQAIGELRDELKN